The genomic stretch GGACCTTTCCGTGTCGCATCGACGATGATGCCGTCTTCCGTTATTTTCATATCACGGGACGGATCGACGTTATTAAAGGCCTTCCAGAGAATCAGCGCATCATCCGTCAGGTCGACGCGCATGTCGTAAAGAACACAAATACCCTGCGAGAGAAGATCCTTGTCTATCCGCTCAATGTAGTACCGGGAGCTCTTCCCGCCTTCCTTGTCTACCGCAATGAGGACAATGGAATTTACACAATCGGAGAATATCTTTCTTGAAGCAACAAAACCATCGTCGATCCCGCAGAGGCGGCGGAATAACCGGTCATTACTCAAAGAATCCTTCGTCGACCTCTTATTGGTGCGGGGGTGTTCGCCGAATATGCGTCCTGTAGCATCGAAGGCAATCTTTGATCCATAGAGCGGCTGAGGCGCAGAATGGTCAAGAGCATCGAGGATACCTCTGGAAACAGTTACATCTGACTGAAAATCTATAGTGTTCAGGATGTGTTCGAGGAGCGCCTTCCCATCACGGAGGAGGTGTTCATCATCAACAATTACGATCGACTTGGCAAAGCTCATCTGTCCCGTGCCCCAGAGCCCGCTGATTGTCCTGGATGCATGCTGGGGATACTCCTTCTCAATGGCGATGACAACGATATTGTGGAAGACCCCTTCCCAGGGGAGCCAGTAATCTTTAACCTCCGGCATAACGGCCTTTAACATGGGAAGGAAAAGACGCTCCGTGGCAAGGGCAAGGTAACAATCCTCCATAGGCGGTCGCCCGACCACGGTGGCGCTGTAGACGGGGTTGAACCTGTGTGTAATGGCGGTTACATGAAAAACTGGATACTCGCCCTCCAGGGAATAGTACCCTGTGTGGTCCCCGAATGGTCCTTCAATCCGGGTCTCCTCAGGGTCAACATAACCTTCCAGAACGAATTCAGCCTCAGCAGGAACCTCAATATCCACAGTCACCGCCTTCACCATAATAACGGGTCTTTGTCTGATGAAACCGGCCAGAATCATCTCATCCATCCCTCTGGGCAGAGGCGCTGTTGCCGCATAGGTAATCGCAGGATCGACGCCTATAGCCACTGCAACCTCCATGCGCCGGCCCGCCCTCCGGTATTCGTTGTAGTGGTGAGACCCGTCCTTGTGGATGTGCCAGTGCATCCCCGTGGTTTTTCCATCGTATACCTGCATCCGGTACATTCCCGTGTTCCTCCTGCCGTCTGACAGTCCTTTCGTAAAGACAAGGGGCAACGTAATAAACCTTCCGGCGTCCCCGGGCCAGCAATGAAGGACGGGGATTTTCGTCAGGTCCGCCTCATCTCCCTTGAGAATTACCTCCTGACAGGGAGGTCTTTTCATTCGCCGTGTTCGGGGAAAGAACTTCGACCATGCAATGGCCTTGGGGATAAGACTTAATTTGTCGCGCAGGGAATGGGGGGGACCCTGTCTGAGTATCTCGTCGAGCCTCCCGGCCAGCGTATCCGGATCAGAGCCGAGCGCCAGGGCTATCCGCCGTTGGCTGCCGAAGGCGTTGGTGATTACGGGGAACGGCGAACCCTCCACATGTTCAAAAAGGAGAGCCTTCCCTCCGTTGGGTGCCTTCGCCATACGGTCGGTAATCTCGGTAATCTCCAGGACAGGAGAAACCCTCTCAGCAATCCTGACAAGCTCCCCATCCATCTCAAGCCGGGCAATAAATTCACCAAGATTCCGGTAACTCATAAATCCTCCCCTTTCATGTGTCTCCGCATTTTGCTCATGCGGTGCCTCGCAGGATGCTTCCCAACAGGATTGCAACGAATACAAGGATAGAGATGATGCTGTTTACATGGAAAAATGCCGCATTGATCTTTGTGAGGTCCCGGGGATTCACCAGCCTGTGCTCTATGATAAACAGGACGGCGATAATGCCGACGAAGATGAGATAGACGGGACTCAGTGAGAAAAGCCAGTAAAAGCTCAACAAGGACATAACGCTGATTATATGAAGGACTGTGGATATGGCCATGGCGCAGCCTGTCCCAAACCTGACCGGGATGGAATAGAGGCCAGCCGATCTGTCGAAATCCACATCCTGACAGGCATAAAGGATATCAAAACCGGCAATATGCGTCATAAGGGCAAGGCTCAGCACAGTTATGCTTCCGGAGAGAACACCGGTGGCGGCCACCCATACGCCCATAGGCGCCAGTCCGATGGCAAATCCCAAAAATATGTGTGCAAGCCAGGTAACCTGTTTTGTGTAGGAATAGGAAAAGAGAAAGAGCAATACGGGAAAGGAGAGCCAGAAGCATAACGATGAAAGCATGGCAGAGGAACATATGAAAATCAGGCTCGATACGGCGGTAAAAAGGGCAGCCTCCCACCTGGAGATAATGCCTTTCGGTATCTCCCGTATGGTGGTGCGGGGGTTCTGCGCGTCAATGGCTGCATCGGCAATACGGTTGAAGCCCATGGCAGCCGAACGGGCACCCACCATGGCAACGACGATCCAGAAGGCCGTTCTGAGAGTCAATGGCCTTACATTCTGCACCAGGACGAAGGATGACAGGGCAAAGGGCAAGGCGAAGATCGTATGGGAAAACTTGATCATCCGGGAGTACACAAGGGTTTTGGACAGGATTTTCATGGGTTGTGAACGGATGAATAAATCGCGGGTAATACGGAATTGCTGAAATACCATGCAAAACTGTCCCTGTAGAGTTCGATATTCCTGATAATGTCGCTGCTCATATGGTGGTCCGGGGTATCGGAGACAAATTTGAAGAGGTAACATTTCACGTGAAAACACCGGCACGTCTGCACTATGGCAGCCCCTTCCATATCGACGAGTTGTGCGTACGGGGCAATCCTGCGCCTTTCCGAGGAACGGCGTATGGGCCTATCCTGTGTAGCAAGAATGGCAGCTGGAAAAGAGTCAAGCATATCAGGCAGATGCCGGCAGGGGATGCCCGTCTTGAGGTCAGGCCGGTCCGGTTCCATAACCCTTGAGATATGGTAGCATTCTCCGGGGAGGCACTGACTGTCCGTTGCACCGGCAGCCCCGAGGTTGCACAGGCATTTCGGCTCAAAGGTCCGGATAAGGTATGTGGAGGCCATGGCGGCATTCGTTTTGCCTATTCCCGAGATGATGAGACGCATGCGTTCATTGCCGTAAAGACGGAAAGGTCCGGTTTCCCTCTCTTGAAGCGCAAGCAGACTGATGAAGGGGTCTGCCTCCAGCATGGTTGCCATAATAACACCGATCATAGGAGGCCCCGGTCTCGCGACCGCTCTTCGAGGGCTTCAACAGCCTCCATGCCCGTCCTGCCCAGAGAAAGGGTAAATTCATTCACATAGAGGGAGATATGATCGGCGATCACCTGTTCGTCCAATTCCTGGGCATGTCCTTTTATAAAATCTCCCGAATCATGGGGATGTTTTCTTGCATAGCCGATGGAGCCTCTGATGAGGGTTTCGATTGCGGCCTTATGTTTGCTCATGTCACGACGGAGGGCAATACACCCTAGGGGGATGGGAAACCCTGTCTGCGATTCCCACCACTGGCCAAGGTCGATGATCTTGACACAATGATAATCGGGATACACGAAGCGCCCTTCATGGATGATGAGCCCTGCATCGTACTTGCCAGAGGCAATGCCGGGAAGAATGTCATCAAATCTCGTGAAAACGATGTTCCCGCCCGTTCCCTGCCAGAGCTGAAAAAGGAGGTAGGCAGTGGTATATTCGCCGGGAACTGCAATTCGGGCATCCTTCAGAGACTCCATGGGCCCTCGCGCAACGAGCATGGGACCGCACCCGTAGCCGAGAGCAGCGCCCGCATCAAGGAGCTCATAGCTGTCCTTCAGCAGCAGATAAGCGTAAAAAGAGAGCTTCGTCAACGGGTGGGCACAGGCAAAAGCGCGCCTGTTCAGCTCTTCCACATCCTCAATACAAGGATTGAAGCAGAAAGGAGTCGTATCGACACACCGGCTGACCAGGGCGTGGAAGACGAATGTATCGTTCGGGCACGGCGAGAATGCCAGATCAAGGTCGACAACGGACATATCGTTCATGGAAAGGTCCTTATCTCCCTGTATTCCGAGTCTCTCTGGAAGGGTATCTTTCCGGCATCCTTTATAATGTCGATCAGTTCTGTCATGTTGGTCCTATTCTCGATGCCAGTCGCCTTTACCACCGTCTCCTCCATAAGTACGCCGCCCATGTCGTTGGCACCCATTTTCAGGGCGACCTGCGCCATCTTCATCCCTTCAGTAAGCCATCCTGCCTGTATATAGACGACATTGTCCAGGAAGATACGGGAAACCGCCACAACCTTCAGATAATCAATCCCCGTTGAAGCGGCCATACCCTCCATGTCTGTCCGGGCTGGAGAAAAGGACCAGGGGATAAAGGCACGCAGGATACCGGCACGATCCTGGATATCCCGTATAATATCAAGATGGGCAACCCTTTCTTCCAGTGTCTCTCCCATGCCATAGGTCATAGTGGCGCTAGATTTGAGGCCGTGACGCGAAAAGGCCTCCATGACCTCGCACCATTCATCCCTGGTGAGTTTTTTTGGGCTTGCGTAGCGCCGTATCCGGTCAACAAGCAGATCGGAGGCCCCGGGGACAGAATTGAGTCCCGCTGCTTTGAGCCGTTCCAATGTTTCGTCGAGGGTAATGCCTGATTTGCGGGCAATATGGACCAGTTCCGCAGGCGAGAACGAATGGAGATAGATCGCGGGGAAACGGCCCTTGATGGCCTTAATCATATCGATATAGGTATCGATCGTATAACGGGGATGGAGGCCGCCCTGGAGCATCACCTGCGTTCCTCCGATGCGGACGAGTTCTTCCACCTTGGAAAGGATTTCATCTATGGTCAGTTCATAGGGCTCGATACGGCCTGCGCAGGCATGGAAGGCGCAGAAGGCGCAAGATGCCTCACAGACATTGGTAAAGTTGACGATGCGGTCAACGATAAAACTGACTTTGTTGCCCGGAGATACGAGGTTTGTCCGGAAATCGGCAGCCATGCCGAGATCAAGGATATCCCATGAGAAAAGACCGGTTGCCTCAGCCGAATCAATCCGTTCCCCTGCGTATATTCTTTCTTTAAGTCTCATGGGCTTCCCCTCATCTCATAGCTCGCCACGGCCCTTACGGCCTGCAGTCCGGCGTTCTCGATGAGCCTCTTCAGGTGTAACTCGTTTCCCGTGTCCGAGGTGGAAGCACCCGCAGAATGGACCACCTTCTCGTGATGATAGGTTCCGCCGAGGTCATCAACGCCGAAGCGAAGGAGGGTCTGGGCCATTTTTTCGCCGAGATACATCCATAATGCCTTAATATGGGGGACATTGTGCAGAAAAATGCGGCTCGCCGCAAAGAGGCGGATATCATCAAAACCAGTGGATTGATGACGCCTGGGGGCAACGCCTCTCTGTGCGTCATGGTAAGGAAGGGGGACAAAGGTCTTGAACCCCCCCGTCTCATCCTGAAGGCGCCTAACCTGAGAAAGGTGGCTTACGATGTCTTCGGGTCTCTCCAGATGGTTATAGAGCAGTGTGGCGTTTGTCTTCAAGCCGAGGCCATGGGCTGCCTTCATGACTTCGAGCCAGCGTTTTCCCGAGATCTTCTTGGGGGCGATAATGCGCCTGATCTCCGGCGCAAAAATCTCGGAGCCTCCTCCGGGCAAGGCGCCCAGACCTGCATTTTTCATGCGAATCAGGACTTCTTCAAGGGAAAGGCCGTTGATACGGGCAAAATAATCGTACTCCACTGCGGTGAACGCCACAATAAAGATACTCGCTTTAATGGATTTTATCCGTGAGAGCATCTCCTCGAAATAGTCTATTTTCAGTGTAGGGTTAAGGCCACCCACGATATGAACCTCATCGATACCGTAAGAAACCATCTCCCTGACCCTGGATTCTACCGCCTCAAGAGTCAGGGTAAAGGCGCCTTCATCGTCTTCGGAACGGGAAAAGGCGCACAGAGGACACCGCAGTTCGCAGATATTGGTATAATTAAGATTCATGTTTACACTGTAATATGCAATGTCTCCATAGAGCCTTGTCCTCAGAAAATGGGCAACCAGTCCCAGTTCGAGGATGTCCGTCGTGGTAAGCATGCACATTCCATCGGCCTCATCCACCGGCACATCTTTGTAGACCTTTTCGGCAATCGTCCGGAGGTCTTTGTTTTTTATCTTATCGATGAGGTTATTATTCATAGCATCCTTGAATATACCATTAACTGCGGCATTTTTAATACATTTTTGATAGGCTTTTAGAAAGTCATTCCTTGACAAAAACGTGATTTCGGGCTGAAAAGTATATGAAAACGGCGTTAGCGAGTCAAGGAATTTTAGCCCTACAGTTTCCTGAGTTTTTATTGACCGGACTCCGCCGCTCCCATCGCTCGCACGGTGCTCCGCCTCTCACCCGGCCGACCCGCAATCGATGCGGGTACCCCGTATTACCGCTCCTTCCGCCTGTAAGAGAGTAATGCGGTTTGATTCAGGTTTTCATTCCGGCGCCAAGGATGGATTCCCGGCCTCTTTGATGAGTTTGCCAAAAAGGGTGATCGACTGCTCCTCCTTTTCTCCGATCTCATATCTGAGGCAGCTATAGTATTTCACAATAAGTTCCTGCGACAGCGGAAGCCTTTCCCTAGCCCTTTGCGCCACAGCGACTGAATCTTTCATCAATTCACTGTGACTCGCGCTCAGTATCCGAAGATATATCTCTATCTCCCCTCTTTTCTCTTCGAAGGCATATCTGTTCGCGGCGAGTACCGCAAAAACCATTGGCAGGCCCGTGAGCCTTTTCCACTCTATACCAAGGTCGTATATGTGGGGCCGTCTTTGCATCTGTAATTCCCGAAGGGCCTCGTCTCCGATCAGAAGATATGCATCAGCATCCTGAAAAACGGGCACAGACACTTTCTCCAGACCATAATTGTGCTTCAATATCAGCCTGTTCAGTAGAAGTGAGGTCGCCGATTGTGGAGTTTCAAAAACTTTCAGAGTTTTAGACCGGGGAAACCGTGAAAGGTCGATGCTTGAAAAGAGCAGAACACTCATGACAGGACCATCGGAAGATATCCCAAAGCTGCCGATTCTTGTCAAATCATCCATGTGTTCGAGATAAAACGCAGACGAGATGACAGAGACATCAATCTCATTATTGAGCAGCATTCCGTTTAATGCTGACGGAACACCCCTGATCTTCTCAAAATCAAGCCGGGGATCAGAATCGCCTATATCAAGGGGGATCATGTTAATGAAATCTATATGGCCGATACGAATCAACTCACAACAATCCTTATTTTTTTAATGAACCGAACAATAGTTGCATGGTATTCGGTAATCAACATCTGTCTCTTCTGTTGCCCGGGCTTTAAACGGGCAGACTCAATTCTCCCCATCTAGACGCCTATCATTATTATGGTGATTCGGACGGAATCGGGAGTTTCCGATGGAATTATTAAAATTATTGTATCAATATGTCCTTGTCAAGACAAAACTTAACTGGTGTTAGCAAAAAATCAAAACCGGACTTTTCTGTGATATGGTGAAGATGACACTTCAAACTATCAGCAAAGGAGAGATGATATGACCAAGCAATTGCATAACAGACTGACGGAAGAACAAGTTGATGCCATACTGAGCAGATATGTATGAAAGGAACTGAGTACGGTTTTGATTCTTAAATGACAGACAAAACTTAACTGGAGCATGACCTGCCGGACATTGTGAAAATATTGGTTTTATGCATGAATTTTACTTGACGAAACCCGGTACCTTTCTTAAACTAAAACACTTTAAGGTGGATAGTGGAAGATTTCTTATTGTGCCGAGGTAATAAACGTTGTATACCCGACCGGATACCATGAAAGATTTAAAATTGACCAAACCGGTGCACGAAAAACAGACGATTGTGTTGATCGGCAATGTCGCGGTAGGAGAAGGATTCGTCGTGATAGCCGGTCCGTGCGCCGTTGAAAGTGAAAGGCAGACAATTGAAACAGCGCGAGCCGTTAAAATGGCAGGGGCAGATGCCTTAAGGGGCGGCGCTTTCAAGCCGAGAAGTTCTCCCTATGCATTTCAGGGTCTTGGATTGAAAGGCCTCAAGATACTTAAAAAGGCAAAGGAAGAGACAGGGCTGCCTATAATCACGGAAGTGCTCGACCCGAGAGATGTCGTGCTTGTGTCGGAGTATGCCGATACATTACAAATAGGGTCGCGAAACATGCAAAATTTTTCCCTTCTCAAGGAAGTCGGGAAAACAAAAAAACCCGTTTTGCTCAAGCGAGGGATGAATTGTACCATAGAAGAGTGGTTGTACAGCGCCGAATATATTCTCAGCGAAGGAAACCCCTCCGTGATACTCTGCGAAAGAGGGGTGCGCACGCACGAAACATATACCCGGAACATCCTTGACCTTAGCGCTGTTCCTGTGATGAAAGGCCTTACCCATCTTCCCATTATCATCGATCCGTCCCATGCTACAGGAAAAGCAAGCCTGGTGCCCCCTTTGTGCCTTGCCGCTGTGGCCGTAGGCGCAGATGGCATCATCGTTGAGGTCCATGTAGACCCCGAAACGGCCCTATCGGACAAGGAACAGGCCCTGACTCCGAAACAATTTTCAGTGATGATGGAAAAATTACGTACGCTCCATCAGTTTATGAACGGATTGCAATGAAAAGGATAGAGATAATCGGAAAGTCAGGTGCCAGCCGCATCGTTCTTGGCGCTTCAATAAACCGGTTAGGCGAGTACTACAACCCGGACAGGACAATGATTATAACCGATGAAACAGTGCGCCGGCTCCATGGACATCTGTTTCCCCAATGCGACGTTATAGAAATCGGGGCCGGCGAAGAGTCCAAAACGCTGGATACGGTGGAAAGCATATACGATAGATTCCTTCATCGCGAGCTCGATCGCTTTTCATTCATCATTGGCATAGGTGGCGGCATTGTTTGTGATGTCGCAGGTTTTGCCGCTTCGACCTATTTGCGCGGCTTACGTTTCGGCTTTGTGCCTACAACCCTTCTTGCGCAGGTCGATGCGAGTATAGGCGGCAAGAACGGGGTGAACTACAAAGGGTATAAGAACCTCATCGGCACGTTCAACCAGCCTGAATTTGTTTTGTGCGACTTTGAACTGCTTAAAACCCTTCCCGAAGGTGAGCTGAGAAACGGATTCTCTGAGGTGATCAAACACGCTATAATAGGTGATGCCTCATTATTTTCTTATCTTGAGGATGAATGGAAAAATGCGCTGATGCTCGATGCCGATGTAATAGAAAAGATTGTTTCCGACTCCCTCGCAGTGAAGGCAGGCATAGTCTCAATCGATGAAACGGAGAAAAGCAAAAGAAGGAAACTCAATTTCGGCCATACCATCGGTCATGCACTGGAAAAGATCACCGGCAATAAACATGGTGAGGCAATAAGCGCGGGCATGGTTGCAGCAGCCAGGCTTTCTGAAGCCAGGGGCATGCTCTCGCAAGATGACGTTGAAAGGATCGAAGCTGTCTTGAGCAACTTCGGTCTCCCCCTCCGGATTGAAACGGATAAAGATATGATAATAGATGCGATACGGAAAGACAAAAAACGGTCAGGCGAAGAGATAAATTTTGTGCTGCTTCATGACATCGGAAATGCGGAGATTGTGCCGATAAAGATTAAGGAACTTGAAGAGGTGATAGGTGATCTGTGTCAGCATAGGTGAAGGCCCTGCCGAAGAGCTTTTTGAAACGCTGAAGAGGCTCGATTTCGCAGAGATCAGGATGGATATGTTGCGTCTTACCCTCAAAGATGTCCATGACATCTTCTCTATCAATACGGATCTTATTGCAACATATAGACCAGGCGCCACATGTGAAGACGAACGGAAGCAGTTTTTGATCGAAGCGATAGAGTCGGGAGCTGCATACGTAGATATCGAAGTGGACTCAAATGAAGAATTCAAAAAAGATATGGTAGAGAAGGCAAAGTCAAAAGGATGCAAGGTAATCGTTTCTTTCCACGACTATGAAAAGACTCCGGACAGAGAGGAGTTGCTGGGTATTGTCTCTCTCTGTTTTGAATCG from Pseudomonadota bacterium encodes the following:
- a CDS encoding CofH family radical SAM protein, whose amino-acid sequence is MNNNLIDKIKNKDLRTIAEKVYKDVPVDEADGMCMLTTTDILELGLVAHFLRTRLYGDIAYYSVNMNLNYTNICELRCPLCAFSRSEDDEGAFTLTLEAVESRVREMVSYGIDEVHIVGGLNPTLKIDYFEEMLSRIKSIKASIFIVAFTAVEYDYFARINGLSLEEVLIRMKNAGLGALPGGGSEIFAPEIRRIIAPKKISGKRWLEVMKAAHGLGLKTNATLLYNHLERPEDIVSHLSQVRRLQDETGGFKTFVPLPYHDAQRGVAPRRHQSTGFDDIRLFAASRIFLHNVPHIKALWMYLGEKMAQTLLRFGVDDLGGTYHHEKVVHSAGASTSDTGNELHLKRLIENAGLQAVRAVASYEMRGSP
- the ubiA gene encoding putative 4-hydroxybenzoate polyprenyltransferase; this encodes MKILSKTLVYSRMIKFSHTIFALPFALSSFVLVQNVRPLTLRTAFWIVVAMVGARSAAMGFNRIADAAIDAQNPRTTIREIPKGIISRWEAALFTAVSSLIFICSSAMLSSLCFWLSFPVLLFLFSYSYTKQVTWLAHIFLGFAIGLAPMGVWVAATGVLSGSITVLSLALMTHIAGFDILYACQDVDFDRSAGLYSIPVRFGTGCAMAISTVLHIISVMSLLSFYWLFSLSPVYLIFVGIIAVLFIIEHRLVNPRDLTKINAAFFHVNSIISILVFVAILLGSILRGTA
- a CDS encoding CofH family radical SAM protein — translated: MRLKERIYAGERIDSAEATGLFSWDILDLGMAADFRTNLVSPGNKVSFIVDRIVNFTNVCEASCAFCAFHACAGRIEPYELTIDEILSKVEELVRIGGTQVMLQGGLHPRYTIDTYIDMIKAIKGRFPAIYLHSFSPAELVHIARKSGITLDETLERLKAAGLNSVPGASDLLVDRIRRYASPKKLTRDEWCEVMEAFSRHGLKSSATMTYGMGETLEERVAHLDIIRDIQDRAGILRAFIPWSFSPARTDMEGMAASTGIDYLKVVAVSRIFLDNVVYIQAGWLTEGMKMAQVALKMGANDMGGVLMEETVVKATGIENRTNMTELIDIIKDAGKIPFQRDSEYREIRTFP
- the aroB gene encoding 3-dehydroquinate synthase, with product MKRIEIIGKSGASRIVLGASINRLGEYYNPDRTMIITDETVRRLHGHLFPQCDVIEIGAGEESKTLDTVESIYDRFLHRELDRFSFIIGIGGGIVCDVAGFAASTYLRGLRFGFVPTTLLAQVDASIGGKNGVNYKGYKNLIGTFNQPEFVLCDFELLKTLPEGELRNGFSEVIKHAIIGDASLFSYLEDEWKNALMLDADVIEKIVSDSLAVKAGIVSIDETEKSKRRKLNFGHTIGHALEKITGNKHGEAISAGMVAAARLSEARGMLSQDDVERIEAVLSNFGLPLRIETDKDMIIDAIRKDKKRSGEEINFVLLHDIGNAEIVPIKIKELEEVIGDLCQHR
- a CDS encoding menaquinone biosynthesis protein, with protein sequence MIRIGHIDFINMIPLDIGDSDPRLDFEKIRGVPSALNGMLLNNEIDVSVISSAFYLEHMDDLTRIGSFGISSDGPVMSVLLFSSIDLSRFPRSKTLKVFETPQSATSLLLNRLILKHNYGLEKVSVPVFQDADAYLLIGDEALRELQMQRRPHIYDLGIEWKRLTGLPMVFAVLAANRYAFEEKRGEIEIYLRILSASHSELMKDSVAVAQRARERLPLSQELIVKYYSCLRYEIGEKEEQSITLFGKLIKEAGNPSLAPE
- a CDS encoding type I 3-dehydroquinate dehydratase, giving the protein MICVSIGEGPAEELFETLKRLDFAEIRMDMLRLTLKDVHDIFSINTDLIATYRPGATCEDERKQFLIEAIESGAAYVDIEVDSNEEFKKDMVEKAKSKGCKVIVSFHDYEKTPDREELLGIVSLCFESGGDIAKIACKVNTERDNARLLGLLDSDKNIVVTGMGEKGGITRIIAPLLGSPFTYAAPGKGKETADGQLDIIAMKKYLGFLAGDGTGREIEF
- a CDS encoding menaquinone biosynthesis decarboxylase — translated: MSYRNLGEFIARLEMDGELVRIAERVSPVLEITEITDRMAKAPNGGKALLFEHVEGSPFPVITNAFGSQRRIALALGSDPDTLAGRLDEILRQGPPHSLRDKLSLIPKAIAWSKFFPRTRRMKRPPCQEVILKGDEADLTKIPVLHCWPGDAGRFITLPLVFTKGLSDGRRNTGMYRMQVYDGKTTGMHWHIHKDGSHHYNEYRRAGRRMEVAVAIGVDPAITYAATAPLPRGMDEMILAGFIRQRPVIMVKAVTVDIEVPAEAEFVLEGYVDPEETRIEGPFGDHTGYYSLEGEYPVFHVTAITHRFNPVYSATVVGRPPMEDCYLALATERLFLPMLKAVMPEVKDYWLPWEGVFHNIVVIAIEKEYPQHASRTISGLWGTGQMSFAKSIVIVDDEHLLRDGKALLEHILNTIDFQSDVTVSRGILDALDHSAPQPLYGSKIAFDATGRIFGEHPRTNKRSTKDSLSNDRLFRRLCGIDDGFVASRKIFSDCVNSIVLIAVDKEGGKSSRYYIERIDKDLLSQGICVLYDMRVDLTDDALILWKAFNNVDPSRDMKITEDGIIVDATRKGPADGHERPWPDEIEMTAEIKRRIDALGIMKITNWP
- the aroF gene encoding 3-deoxy-7-phosphoheptulonate synthase; this translates as MKDLKLTKPVHEKQTIVLIGNVAVGEGFVVIAGPCAVESERQTIETARAVKMAGADALRGGAFKPRSSPYAFQGLGLKGLKILKKAKEETGLPIITEVLDPRDVVLVSEYADTLQIGSRNMQNFSLLKEVGKTKKPVLLKRGMNCTIEEWLYSAEYILSEGNPSVILCERGVRTHETYTRNILDLSAVPVMKGLTHLPIIIDPSHATGKASLVPPLCLAAVAVGADGIIVEVHVDPETALSDKEQALTPKQFSVMMEKLRTLHQFMNGLQ
- a CDS encoding 1,4-dihydroxy-6-naphthoate synthase, coding for MNDMSVVDLDLAFSPCPNDTFVFHALVSRCVDTTPFCFNPCIEDVEELNRRAFACAHPLTKLSFYAYLLLKDSYELLDAGAALGYGCGPMLVARGPMESLKDARIAVPGEYTTAYLLFQLWQGTGGNIVFTRFDDILPGIASGKYDAGLIIHEGRFVYPDYHCVKIIDLGQWWESQTGFPIPLGCIALRRDMSKHKAAIETLIRGSIGYARKHPHDSGDFIKGHAQELDEQVIADHISLYVNEFTLSLGRTGMEAVEALEERSRDRGLL